The following is a genomic window from Hymenobacter monticola.
CGCACTCATTTTCCCGGTTTAATTAATTCTCATCTTTCTTTTCAACCGTGCGGCTAGATGGCGCTTCCGGGCTTGATAATTGCTGAACGTACCTCCGGGAAATGCTGTTGACTGCCTTGGATGTGCTTACTTGCGAACCGTATGAAGTATTGTTTTTCATCTTGGCAACGGGCTTTTAGTGCGGTGGGCACCAGCGGCAGCGCGGGCCTGCTGCTGTGGGGCTGCACGCAGCTGCCCGCCGAAACGCGGCCGTCGGCTTATGCCGCGCAGCGCCTGCAGGCCACCGTGCAAACTGATACCAGCGGCTACGAAACCGCCCCGCCCCGCGACCCCAACGGCATCGGCACCTATTACATGGGCCGCCAGATTGCCCACGTCATGGGCCACGAAGGCGCCAGCTGGCTGGAGCGCACCGGCCGCCGCCAAGAAGAAGGCACCGATTTGCTGGTGAAAGAGCTCAAGCTCAAACCCACCGACGTAGTGGCCGACATTGGCGCGGGCACGGGCTTCTTTTCCTTCCAGCTGGCCAAAAAAGTACCCAAAGGCGAAGTGCTGGCCGTTGACATTCAGCCCGAAATGATAACGTCGCTGCAAGCCAACAAGCGCACGCTGAAAGTCACCAATGTGCGCCCGGTGCTGGGCACCACCACCAACCCCGCCCTGCCCGCCGACAGCGTGGACCTGGTGCTCATCGTGGATGCTTACCACGAATTTGACCACCCGCGCGAAATGGGCCGCGCCATCCGGCGGGCGCTGAAGCCCGGAACCGGCCGCCTGGCGCTGGTGGAGTACCGGGCCGAGGACGCCAACGTGCCCATCAAGCGCATTCACAAGATGAGCGTGGAGCAGGCCCGCAAGGAAATGGCCGCCGTGGGCCTCGAATTCATCGAAACCGTGGAAACCCTGCCGCAGCAGCACCTGCTGCTATTTAGGAGAAAGTAGAACTTGTACCCCGAAGCTCCGCTTCGGCCCGCGCCTGCATCGTTCTGGCGGGCCGAAGCACAGCTTCGGGGTACAAGTTCTGTCCCGACCTTTGCGGGCTATGACGACCCCTGACCCGCGCCAGCTTTCCATCCACGACTTTACCTACCCGCTGCCGCCCGAGCGCATTGCGCCCGAGCCCCTCCCCGACCGCGCCGCCAGCCGCCTATTGTTAAGCCGTCACGGCCAGATTTCCGATAAGCATTTCCGCGACTTGCCCGGCGAGTTGCCGCCCGGCGCGCTGCTTGTTTTCAACGATACGCGGGTGGTGCGGGCGCGGCTGCTGGCCCGACGCCCCACCGGCGGACAAGTGGAGCTGTTTTGCCTGGAGCCGGTGGCGCCACACCGCAGCCTGGAGTTGGCCCTGCAGCAAACCGGCCACGCCACCTGGCGCTGCCTGGTGGGCAACGGCCGCCGCTGGAAAGAAGGCCCCGTGACGCTGGAATTCACCACCTCCGACGGGCAGACGGCCACCCTCACCGCCGTGCGCCAAACCCAGGAAGCCGGCACCGCCCTCATCGATTTCCGCTGGGAACCGGCCGGGCTGCCCTTTGCCGAGGTGTTGCGGGCTGCCGGCCACCTGCCCCTGCCGCCCTACATCGACCGGCCCGACACGGCCACCGACGCTGTGCGCTACCAAACCGTGTACGCGGCCACCGAGGGGGCCGTGGCTGCCCCCACCGCCGGCCTCCACTTCACCCCGGAAATATTGGCCGAGCTGCTGGAAAAAGGCTTCGAAATCGGCCACGTCACGCTGCACGTGGGCGCAGGCACCTTCCAGCCCGTGAAGGCCGAACGCATGGCCGAGCACCCCATGCACACCGAACCCATTCTGGTAACAGCCGCACTGCTGCGGCAGCTGCTGGCGCACCGCCCGCGCCCCGTCATTGCCGTGGGCACTACCAGCCTGCGCACGCTGGAAACCTTGTATTGGTTGGGGGTAGGGCTGCTGCAAAACCCGGCCGGCCAGGGCGAGTTGCTGGTTACGCAATGGCAACCTTACGAATGGGCCGAAACGGCCGCGGGCATCGGCGCCGAAGTGGCCTTGACGGCCCTGCTGCAACACCTGGAGCAACAGGGCACCGACACGCTGGAAGCCCGCACGCAGTTGCTCATCGCACCGGGCTATCGCTTCCGACTGATTGACGGGCTGATTACCAACTTTCATCAGCCCGAAAGCACCTTGCTGCTGCTGGTAGCCGCTTTGCTGGGCCCCGAATGGCGCCGGGTGTATGAGCACGCCTTGGCCAACGGCTACCGTTTTTTAAGCTATGGCGACAGCTCGCTGCTGCTGCCGTAGCGCCTGAAAGCCAAACTCAAACCACGGCTGTTGCGGGAGTAACTAATTGCGGCACGGCTCTTGTCAGAACCTTTGAAAACCGGGGCCGTACAACGCCCCACTTACCCTTAATTCAACTTCCGACCATGAAAAAAGTAACCTTGCTGCTCGCCCTCTGCGCCTTCGCAACCGCCAGCTTCGCCCAAACCACGCCGACCACCGAAGTAAAAACGCGTGACAATGGCACCACCAAAGTGGTAACCAAAACCGGCAAAACCAACGCCGGCCAAGCCCTCGACAATACCAAGGATGCCGCCGGCAACGTAGCCAAAAAAACCGGCAGCGCCATCAAGCGCGGCGCTAAGAAAACCGGCCACGCCGTGAAACGCGGTGCCAACAAAGTAAGCGGCAAAGCCGCCGAAGGCTCGGCCAAAATGGAAGCCAAAACCGAATAGTTTCGGCTAGCCCAAGCTCAAACTTTGGCATTTTCTAAAAGCCCCGGCCTGCACAGGCCGGGGCTTTTTCTGTTTTAGCAAGTAGGCCGCGTTAGGCCTGCTCTGGCTTCTCGCGCACCTCGTGGAGCACCCGCTCCACCACGCCCTGTCCAAACAGGCTGACGCCGGCATTGAAAACGGCGAGCGCAGCCGTGCCGGCCAGCACCCAGGTTTTGGTGGGCGCGCCTTTGTCTTTGAGGTGGCCGGCCCAGTGCACCAGGCAGGCACCAGCGCCAATGGTGACCAGGCCCAGCGGGGAAAACAAGAGCCATTTCGATTTGTGTGTCATGGGAAAGGAGGTGGTGAAAGGAGGGTTTGGTGATTAAGTGCCGCAGGTGGGAAGCAACTAGCGGGGCGTCTGCGCGTAACTTTCGGCTTTTAGCTTACGCACCGAAGGGGGCTGTGTTACGGCCCCTGCCCTTTCTTATGTCGCCCTACGAACAGCTGCTGCACCTCGCCTTCACCGCGCCCAACGATGTGCGCTACTACCTCACGCCCACGGCCCGGCAGGCTTACGACCAGCTGCGCACCGCTCCGCCGGCCCAGCTGCCTTTCCGCTTCGAGCAAGTGCGCCTGGGCCTGGCCATGAGCCTGCTCAAGCTGGTGAGCGAGCTGGGCGACCACGACGCCAGCCGCCAAGTGCTCGACGTGCTGCACCGCGCCCTGAACGAAGCCCGCTCGCCCGAGGACATCGACCGCATTGTAGGCCGCGAGGCAAAGCTCTTCGACCGCCTCTACGAGAACCTGTACGTGAACGAGGAAGGCGAGGAGCTGCTCAACCTCTTCGGGCGCACGCTCGATGCCGACGCGCCCGAGTTGCTGGAAGAAGTGGCGCAGGAAGGCGTGGACCTGGCCCGTACG
Proteins encoded in this region:
- a CDS encoding class I SAM-dependent methyltransferase; its protein translation is MKYCFSSWQRAFSAVGTSGSAGLLLWGCTQLPAETRPSAYAAQRLQATVQTDTSGYETAPPRDPNGIGTYYMGRQIAHVMGHEGASWLERTGRRQEEGTDLLVKELKLKPTDVVADIGAGTGFFSFQLAKKVPKGEVLAVDIQPEMITSLQANKRTLKVTNVRPVLGTTTNPALPADSVDLVLIVDAYHEFDHPREMGRAIRRALKPGTGRLALVEYRAEDANVPIKRIHKMSVEQARKEMAAVGLEFIETVETLPQQHLLLFRRK
- a CDS encoding S-adenosylmethionine:tRNA ribosyltransferase-isomerase — translated: MTTPDPRQLSIHDFTYPLPPERIAPEPLPDRAASRLLLSRHGQISDKHFRDLPGELPPGALLVFNDTRVVRARLLARRPTGGQVELFCLEPVAPHRSLELALQQTGHATWRCLVGNGRRWKEGPVTLEFTTSDGQTATLTAVRQTQEAGTALIDFRWEPAGLPFAEVLRAAGHLPLPPYIDRPDTATDAVRYQTVYAATEGAVAAPTAGLHFTPEILAELLEKGFEIGHVTLHVGAGTFQPVKAERMAEHPMHTEPILVTAALLRQLLAHRPRPVIAVGTTSLRTLETLYWLGVGLLQNPAGQGELLVTQWQPYEWAETAAGIGAEVALTALLQHLEQQGTDTLEARTQLLIAPGYRFRLIDGLITNFHQPESTLLLLVAALLGPEWRRVYEHALANGYRFLSYGDSSLLLP